The nucleotide sequence TTCCGGCGGCGACGCTGCTGCCGGTCTCGCCGCAGATGACCGTGCCGCTTCTGGTCAATCGCGGTCTCGATCCGGCAAGCCCGTTCGGTCGCGCCATCAAGTCCGTGCATGATCGTGTTCGGGCGCTGACGCGCGGTCGGGATTCGCTGGCGCTTTCGGTGGTTTCCCTGTCCAGCGGCGAGGGAAAGACACTGCTGATCACCGCGCTCGCACAACAGATCGCCGCCACCGGCCTGACGGTTGCAGTCATCGACGCGACCAACAGGCGGTCGGGGCTGGCGGAGGCCTTCGGGCTGCCGCACAATGATCTGGGCGGTGTGTCTACCGGACGGCAGCTCACCGGCGCGACGCTCGTGCACGACCATGGCTCCGGTATCGATATCATCAAGCCGAACAGCCTGATGCGCGAGGGTGACTGGCTGGCCGAACTGATTGCCCAGCTTCGCGCCGATCACAAGATCATTCTCGTCGATCTCCCGGCGGTCATGGAAGACAAGCGCTCGGTTCTCCTTTCGCGGGCAACCGATACGGCGCTGCTCGTGGTCCAGTCAGACCGCCAGGACCAGCTTGCAACCAATGCGCTGATACAGACGATGGCCTCCTTCGGGCGCAAACCGGCGCTGGCGGTGGTGAACCAGAACATTGCGTCCTATCGAAGCTGGATCACGCTTCCCGTCGCGCTGTGCGGGCTGGGCCTGCGCAAGACGGGGCAGGCTTTAAGCGGCATTTTCTCGCGGCGGCGAAAGCCGGTCGCAGGCAGCGTTCAGGAACAGGCGTGAGGGCAAGCCAATGGCACACAGGATCATGAAAAACCGCATCGCCGCCCATCTGCGGGCCACCATGCTCGCAGGGCTAATTCTGGCTGGCGGAAGCTTCGCCGCGCTTGGCGAAGGGCAGGCCTACCGGGTCGGGGCCAACGACGTGTTGCAGGTGACAGTTTATGGCCAGCCGTCCCTGACGGGTCTTTACCCGGTCGATGTGGACGGCAATATCGGCTATCCGATCGTGGGCAATATTCCGGTGAGCGGGCTCACCATCAACGAGATCGGCGAGAAGATTGCCGGGTCGCTGTCGCAGCACATTCCCGGCCTGACGGTTACCGCAACCATCAACCAGTACGCGCCGGTGTTTGTCGTCGGCGACGTGAAGGCGCCGGGAAAATACCAGTTCCGGCCCGGCATGGTGGCGCTTGAACTGATGGCGCTGGGCGGCGGGGCCGGCAAGGCCGAGACGCCGGCGCTGACCGCCGGGATGCAGCTTATCACCGTCCAGCAGGAATATGTGGATCTGCAGATGCAGATCACCGCCATGACGATACGGCGCGCCCGCTTCGAGGCGGAACTGAACGGCACGGAATTCAACTATGTCCTTCCGGAACAACCCGCCGCCAGCAAGGAAACGGCGGCGCTGACGCAGCAGATGCTGGACGGGGAAAAGACCGTCTTCAATGTCCGCCGCAACAATCTCGCCGCTGAACGTCAGGCGCTGGAAGCGCAGGCCGCGAGCTATGGCGACGAAATAGAGACCTTGCAGCAGAGCATCAAGCTGCACGACACGGAAATCGGGCTGTTGCAGGAGAATGTGGATTCCAGCAAGTCGCTGGTGGATCGCGGGCTGGCCGCCAAGTCCAACCTGCGCGACATGGAGCGCGATCTGTCGGCGACCCGGCGCGCCGCGCTGGAGCTTGCCTCCTTCCTCGCGCGTGCGAGGCAGAACCAGCTTGCCATGCAGCAGCGCATTGCCAATCTGGACGAAATCCGCAAGAGCGAGGCTGCGACGGCCTTGCAGGACATAGACCTCAACATTGCCCGGATGGAGCGCCGCAGCAATGCGCAGCTTCAGACCATGGCCGAAATCGCCAAATCCTCCGGCAATATCGCCTCGTCCACGCTGCGCCAGAAGCTGATCTTCTCGATCAGCCGCATCGTCGATGGAAGTTTCCAGGATATCGTTGCCGATGAGCGCACGGAGATCAGGCCCGGCGATATCCTGCGCGTCGAGCTCGACATGAGCAGGGTCGGCGGCTCGCCCTCATAGGGCGAGCTTTTTCTCCAGTCAGGATTAGGAATTTTCAGCGCCGGTTTTCAGGCCGCGACAGGATCGGCGGTTTCCCGCAGCCAATCGCGATAGACGTCACGCAGGCCGTCTTCCAGACGGATGCGCGGTTTCCAGCCAAGCGCCCGCATGCGCGACGTGTCGAGAAGCTTGCGCGGCGTGCCATCAGGCTTGCTGAGATCATGCTCGAAGCGGCCCTCGTAGCCGACGGCGCGGGCGACGGTCAGCGCCAGGTCCCTGATCGAAATCTCGTCGCCCGTTCCGATATTCATCGGCTCGATGCCGTCATAAAAGCGCAGCATGTGCAGGCAGGCATCGGCAAGGTCGTCCACATGCAAAAATTCCCGCAAGGGCTTGCCGCTGCCCCATAGCGTGACGTGATCGATGCCGCGCACCTTGGCCTCATGAATCCGCCGGATCAGCGCTGGCAGCACATGCGAGCTTTCGGGATCGAAATTGTCGTTCGGGCCGTAGAGATTGGTCGGCATCGCCGTCATGAAGCGGTTGCCATATTGCCGCGCGCAGGCCTCGGCATATTTCAGCCCGGCGATCTTGGCGATGGCATAGGCTTCATTTGTCGGCTCCAGAGGTCCGGTCAGCAGTGCGTCCTCGGTGAGCGGCTGGGCCGCGTCGCGGGGATAGATGCAGCTTGAGCCGAGCCATAAGAGGCGCTCGACGCCGTTCTGGTGGGCGGCGCGGATGAGGTTCATCCCGATGGCGAGATTGTCGTAGAGAAAATCCGCCGGATATTGCGAATTGGCCAATATGCCGCCGACGCGGGCGGCGGCGATGATGATGACATCCGGCTTGCGGCCGCTGATGAAATTTTCCGTCGGTCCCTGCCGGGTCAGGTCGAGCGTGTTATGCGCGGCAGTGATGATGTCGCAATCCGTGCCTTGCAGGCGGCGAAGGATGGCCGAACCGACCATGCCCGTATGCCCGGCAACGAAGACCTTCTTGCCTTCGAGCGAATAGAGAGGGGCGATCTCAGCCGTAGAAGTCATTGCGTCCGACCTCCCGCATGATGTTGCGCAAATCCCAGTCGACCATTTCGGCGACGAGATTGTCGAAGCCGGTCGTATGCTGCCAGCCCAGGCGGCTTTTCGCCTTGGAGGCATCGCCGAGCAGGAAATCGACTTCGTTCGGGCGAAAATAGCGCGGATCGATCTCGATCAGGCAATTGCCGGATTTGCGGTCGCGGCCAATCTCCTCCACGCCGTCGCCCTGCCATTCGATCTCCTTGTCGACCGCCTTGAATGCGTGTTCGACAAATTCACGCACCGTATGCGTCTCGCCGGTGGCAAGCACATAATCGTCGGGAACATCTTCCTGCAGGATGCGCCACATGCCCTCGACATAATCGCGGGCATGGCCCCAGTCGCGGCGGGCATCGAGATTGCCGAGACGAAGCCTGTCCTGAAGGCCGCGTTCGATTGCCGCGACCGCCCGCGTGATCTTGCGGGTGACGAAGGTTTCGCCGCGTAGCGGGCTTTCGTGATTGAACAGGATGCCGTTGGAAGCATGGAAGCCATAGGCGTCGCGATAATTGACCGTTGTCCAGTAGGCATAGAGCTTCGCGGTCGCATAAGGACTGCGCGGCGCAAAAGGCGTCTGTTCGTTCTGGGCCATGGGCGAGCTGTTGCCGAAAAGCTCCGATGTGGAAGCCTGATAGAAGCGGCATGTCTTGCCGAGCCCCAGAATGCGCATGGATTCAAGCAGGCGAAGCGTGCCGAGCGCATCGGCATTTGCCGTATATTCAGGCGTTTCAAAGCTCACCTGCACATGGCTCTGGGCGCCGAGATTGTAAATCTCGTCGGGCCGCACTTCCTGGATGACCCGGCACAGATTGGTCGCATCCGTCAGGTCGCCGAAATGCAGGCGAAAGCGAATGTCGTCTTCGTGCGGGTCCTGATAGAGATGGTCGATGCGGGCCGTGTTGAACGAGGAAGACCGCCGTTTCAGGCCATGCACGCGATAGCCTTTCTTGAGCAGAAGCTCGCTTAGATAAGCGCCGTCCTGTCCGGTCACACCGACGATGAGAGCTGTTTTCTCCTGCAAGACCCTGCCTCCGATCAGAAACTCGATGGAGCCATGTTAGCGATTTCCGGCGCGGGCAGAACGGCTCCAAAACGGCAATCGCGGGCGGGAACCTCCCTCTTAGGATGAGGCTTGCGGCGCGACCGGCATGGCCTGTTTCACCCAAAGAGGTAGGCGGTTCGCCCGCTGTCGGTGCCTGCCATGCCTTTGTGTTTCTTGCGGGTTCGGCTGCGCTGTTGCGATCCTCTGTTCAAGAGAAACATGCACAGGAAGCGAAATCATGCGTGTGGTGCTTGCCAATCGTTACTACTATCCGGACCAGTCGGCGACGAGCCGGATGGTGACGAGCCTTGCCCATACGCTGGTGCGCGAAGGCATCGAAACGACGGTGCTGGCGAGCCGCAGCTATCACGACAGGCGAAAGGACGTGCTCCCGGCGCGCGAGACCATCGGCGGCGTGGATGTGCACCGCATATGGACCTCCGGCTTCGGTCGCGGCAGGCTCGTGGGGCGTGCGGTCGATTATGCGACCTTCCATCTGTCCGCTGCCGCATGGTTCGCATCCAACGCCAAGAAGGACGATGTCTGCGTCGTCTGCACCGATCCGCCGCTTCTGTCGGTTTCGGCTGCGCTGCCCGTCCGTCTTCGCCGGGCAAAGCTGGTCAACTGGGTAATGGACCTTTTTCCCGAAACGGCGATGGAACTAGGGCTCATCAGGTCCAATACGGTTTCCGGCAGGCTTGCCCTCATTCTGCGCAACTGGTCGATGCGCCAGTCGGCGCTGACCATCTGTCCGATCGAGCGCATGGCGCATTATCTTTCGACGCGGGACATTCCGGCGGAAAGCCTGAGCGTGGTTCACCACTGGGCCGACCGCAACGAGATCGTTCCGGTGGAACCCGCGCATAATTCGCTCCGTCGTGCCTGGGGCCTCGGGCGCAAATTCGTCATCGGCTATTCGGGCAATTTCGGGCGCGCGCATGAGTTTCAGACGGTGCTCGATGCAGCCGAGCGGCTCAAGCACATGAAAAGCATCGTCTTT is from Brucella intermedia LMG 3301 and encodes:
- the gmd gene encoding GDP-mannose 4,6-dehydratase is translated as MQEKTALIVGVTGQDGAYLSELLLKKGYRVHGLKRRSSSFNTARIDHLYQDPHEDDIRFRLHFGDLTDATNLCRVIQEVRPDEIYNLGAQSHVQVSFETPEYTANADALGTLRLLESMRILGLGKTCRFYQASTSELFGNSSPMAQNEQTPFAPRSPYATAKLYAYWTTVNYRDAYGFHASNGILFNHESPLRGETFVTRKITRAVAAIERGLQDRLRLGNLDARRDWGHARDYVEGMWRILQEDVPDDYVLATGETHTVREFVEHAFKAVDKEIEWQGDGVEEIGRDRKSGNCLIEIDPRYFRPNEVDFLLGDASKAKSRLGWQHTTGFDNLVAEMVDWDLRNIMREVGRNDFYG
- a CDS encoding GDP-L-fucose synthase family protein, yielding MTSTAEIAPLYSLEGKKVFVAGHTGMVGSAILRRLQGTDCDIITAAHNTLDLTRQGPTENFISGRKPDVIIIAAARVGGILANSQYPADFLYDNLAIGMNLIRAAHQNGVERLLWLGSSCIYPRDAAQPLTEDALLTGPLEPTNEAYAIAKIAGLKYAEACARQYGNRFMTAMPTNLYGPNDNFDPESSHVLPALIRRIHEAKVRGIDHVTLWGSGKPLREFLHVDDLADACLHMLRFYDGIEPMNIGTGDEISIRDLALTVARAVGYEGRFEHDLSKPDGTPRKLLDTSRMRALGWKPRIRLEDGLRDVYRDWLRETADPVAA
- a CDS encoding polysaccharide biosynthesis/export family protein → MAHRIMKNRIAAHLRATMLAGLILAGGSFAALGEGQAYRVGANDVLQVTVYGQPSLTGLYPVDVDGNIGYPIVGNIPVSGLTINEIGEKIAGSLSQHIPGLTVTATINQYAPVFVVGDVKAPGKYQFRPGMVALELMALGGGAGKAETPALTAGMQLITVQQEYVDLQMQITAMTIRRARFEAELNGTEFNYVLPEQPAASKETAALTQQMLDGEKTVFNVRRNNLAAERQALEAQAASYGDEIETLQQSIKLHDTEIGLLQENVDSSKSLVDRGLAAKSNLRDMERDLSATRRAALELASFLARARQNQLAMQQRIANLDEIRKSEAATALQDIDLNIARMERRSNAQLQTMAEIAKSSGNIASSTLRQKLIFSISRIVDGSFQDIVADERTEIRPGDILRVELDMSRVGGSPS
- a CDS encoding glycosyltransferase family 4 protein, coding for MRVVLANRYYYPDQSATSRMVTSLAHTLVREGIETTVLASRSYHDRRKDVLPARETIGGVDVHRIWTSGFGRGRLVGRAVDYATFHLSAAAWFASNAKKDDVCVVCTDPPLLSVSAALPVRLRRAKLVNWVMDLFPETAMELGLIRSNTVSGRLALILRNWSMRQSALTICPIERMAHYLSTRDIPAESLSVVHHWADRNEIVPVEPAHNSLRRAWGLGRKFVIGYSGNFGRAHEFQTVLDAAERLKHMKSIVFLMIGEGQQRGFVESEVRRRGLTNVMMKPFQPVEKLSESLGAANVHLVSLKPELEHCIVPSKFYGVLAAARPTIFIGDTEGEIGTIVRDFQCGMALRPGDVDALVDAILHLRHSPVGRMSMGNNARYLMETAYSREYGAAVWQSAISRLEEKVVPQAMPVLDRQFQPREL